Proteins encoded by one window of Gemmatimonadota bacterium:
- a CDS encoding electron transfer flavoprotein subunit beta/FixA family protein — MKIAVCLRRVPDTTSKIVIGAGGKAIDEAGLKFVPNPYDEYALEAAIALKDAAGAGETVVVAFGPDNVQETLRTALAMGIDRAVHLQGAPSADGLSNARVLADHLKDGSYDLVLFGKLAVDDYGQQTGAMVAELLGLPCATAITALEVADGRATVAREVEGGVEHAGCSLPAVFTCDKGLNTPRLPSLKGIMAAKKKPLDIVPVTAPAGKVEIVSLALPAERAAGRIVGEGAAAVPALIQLLTTEAKVL, encoded by the coding sequence AAGATCGCCGTCTGCTTACGCCGCGTCCCCGATACGACGAGCAAGATCGTCATCGGCGCCGGTGGGAAGGCCATAGATGAAGCGGGGTTGAAGTTTGTCCCGAATCCGTACGACGAATACGCGCTCGAGGCCGCGATCGCGTTGAAGGACGCCGCCGGTGCGGGGGAGACCGTCGTGGTCGCTTTCGGGCCGGACAATGTCCAGGAGACGCTGCGCACCGCCCTGGCAATGGGCATCGACCGTGCAGTGCACCTGCAGGGCGCCCCATCGGCCGACGGGCTCTCGAATGCCCGCGTCCTGGCTGATCATCTGAAGGATGGCAGCTACGACCTCGTCCTCTTCGGCAAGCTCGCCGTGGATGACTATGGTCAGCAGACCGGCGCGATGGTCGCCGAGCTCCTCGGCCTGCCGTGTGCCACTGCCATCACTGCGCTGGAGGTGGCCGATGGTCGTGCCACCGTTGCTCGCGAAGTCGAGGGCGGAGTCGAGCACGCGGGCTGCTCGCTTCCCGCGGTCTTCACCTGCGACAAGGGACTCAACACACCGCGCCTGCCGTCGCTCAAGGGAATCATGGCGGCCAAGAAGAAGCCGCTGGACATCGTCCCGGTGACGGCGCCTGCGGGCAAGGTGGAGATCGTCTCTCTCGCACTGCCGGCCGAACGCGCGGCAGGACGCATTGTTGGTGAGGGTGCGGCCGCGGTGCCTGCCCTGATCCAGTTGCTCACGACCGAAGCGAAGGTGCTCTGA
- a CDS encoding electron transfer flavoprotein subunit alpha/FixB family protein translates to MTAILAILEQRNGALRKGSVELLAAARRLADQAGTTVDALVCGAGDVAGLDALGAAGADRVLVATAADFSVYCPDGIVATVAAVAPQYRAVLVSATATGKDLAPRLAARLGGCCGMDVTAVDIDGANIRAVRPVYAGKAIQTVMLSGTVVLAVRPGAYAGVSAAKAGTREPANVPTYFKRLTVTGIRAPEKASIDVAEARVIIAGGRGLGDPKHFALLEELAEAFGGEAAVGASRAVVDAGWIEHGAQVGQTGKTVAPELYIAVGVSGAIQHLAGMRTSKVIVAVNRDKDAPIFKVADYGIVGDLFEVMPALTAAVRAAKAH, encoded by the coding sequence ATGACGGCGATTCTTGCGATTCTCGAGCAGCGGAACGGCGCCCTCCGGAAGGGAAGCGTCGAACTCCTCGCGGCCGCGCGCCGCCTCGCCGATCAGGCCGGGACCACCGTCGATGCGCTGGTGTGCGGTGCGGGTGATGTCGCCGGCCTCGATGCGCTCGGTGCCGCAGGCGCCGACCGCGTGCTGGTTGCGACCGCGGCGGATTTCTCGGTGTACTGCCCCGACGGCATCGTGGCCACGGTGGCCGCCGTTGCGCCGCAGTATCGCGCGGTGCTCGTCTCGGCGACAGCGACCGGGAAAGACCTCGCGCCCCGCCTCGCCGCGCGACTCGGTGGCTGCTGCGGGATGGATGTCACGGCGGTGGATATCGACGGCGCCAACATTCGTGCGGTCCGACCCGTCTACGCCGGCAAGGCAATCCAGACCGTGATGTTGAGCGGGACCGTGGTGCTCGCGGTGCGGCCTGGTGCATACGCCGGCGTCAGCGCAGCGAAGGCCGGAACTCGTGAGCCCGCCAACGTACCGACCTATTTCAAGCGGCTCACCGTGACCGGTATCCGTGCGCCCGAGAAGGCCAGCATCGATGTCGCCGAGGCACGGGTGATCATCGCCGGTGGCCGCGGGCTTGGCGATCCGAAGCATTTCGCGTTGCTCGAGGAACTCGCCGAGGCGTTTGGTGGCGAGGCGGCCGTCGGTGCGTCGCGTGCCGTCGTGGATGCCGGGTGGATCGAGCACGGGGCGCAGGTTGGCCAGACCGGCAAGACCGTCGCACCCGAGCTCTATATCGCGGTCGGCGTCTCCGGCGCGATTCAGCATCTCGCCGGGATGCGCACGAGCAAGGTCATCGTCGCCGTAAACCGCGACAAGGACGCACCGATCTTCAAGGTGGCCGACTACGGAATCGTGGGCGACCTCTTCGAGGTGATGCCGGCGCTCACGGCAGCAGTGCGAGCGGCGAAGGCGCACTAG
- the nadB gene encoding L-aspartate oxidase has protein sequence MQRPLVVGTGVAGLWSAWRLASEGHHVLLVSKETLADSNTAWAQGGIAVAMDAGDSPALHAADTIAASDGLADPEAVDVLTTEGPARVRELLELGAEFDRGPDGTLRFGLEAAHSRARIIHAEGDRTGAALVSALSRVVRRDPRIELRERTRVRRLVLRDGRVVGAILVGEDGEGTAVTAPAVILATGGVGQLFEVTTNPPVATGDGWSLAHAVGARLQHIEFLQFHPTALHVAGVNPAPLLTEALRGAGAWLVDGAGRRFAFDADPRGELAPRDIVARAVAGRALRGDAFLDARHVDDVEARFPGVAALVAQHHLSLAHDLLPIAPAMHYAMGGIQTDLDGQSSVPGLWAAGECAQTGVHGANRLASNSLLEGLVFADRAGRQVGESITASPHAPVGFSPAPDDHDTGADRGPDAQALLVKMRSVMTHDVGLLRTEPGLAEAELALAALLAAVPEGAWHTADMIRLAALIARTARGRRESRGGHRRTDFPKPRPE, from the coding sequence ATGCAACGCCCACTGGTCGTTGGCACCGGTGTGGCCGGACTCTGGTCGGCGTGGCGCCTCGCGTCCGAGGGCCACCACGTCCTGCTGGTCAGCAAGGAAACCCTCGCCGACTCCAACACGGCGTGGGCACAGGGGGGGATCGCCGTGGCAATGGATGCCGGCGATTCCCCCGCGTTGCATGCCGCCGATACCATCGCCGCGTCTGATGGCCTGGCCGATCCAGAGGCCGTCGACGTCCTCACGACCGAAGGCCCCGCGCGCGTACGCGAGTTGCTCGAGCTCGGGGCCGAATTCGATCGTGGCCCCGATGGCACCCTCCGCTTCGGTCTCGAGGCGGCACACTCGCGTGCCCGCATCATTCACGCGGAGGGCGACCGCACCGGCGCCGCACTGGTATCCGCACTGAGCCGCGTGGTGCGACGCGATCCGCGCATCGAATTGCGCGAGCGCACCCGGGTCCGCCGCCTGGTGCTGCGCGATGGCAGGGTGGTCGGCGCGATTCTCGTCGGCGAGGATGGCGAGGGGACGGCGGTCACTGCGCCCGCCGTGATCCTCGCGACCGGCGGCGTCGGACAGCTCTTCGAAGTCACCACCAATCCGCCGGTGGCGACGGGTGATGGCTGGTCGCTCGCCCACGCGGTTGGCGCCCGGTTGCAGCACATCGAATTCCTGCAGTTCCATCCCACCGCGCTGCACGTCGCGGGAGTGAATCCTGCGCCACTCCTGACTGAGGCGTTGCGTGGCGCGGGGGCGTGGCTGGTCGATGGCGCTGGGCGCCGCTTCGCCTTCGATGCCGATCCGCGAGGCGAGCTTGCGCCGCGTGACATCGTGGCCCGCGCGGTCGCGGGACGAGCGCTGCGTGGCGATGCGTTCCTCGATGCTCGCCACGTCGATGACGTCGAGGCGCGCTTTCCGGGGGTCGCGGCGCTGGTGGCGCAACACCACCTTTCCCTCGCGCACGATCTGCTGCCGATTGCCCCCGCAATGCACTATGCCATGGGTGGCATTCAGACCGATCTCGATGGCCAGAGTTCGGTGCCAGGGCTGTGGGCCGCAGGCGAATGCGCCCAGACCGGGGTGCACGGCGCCAATCGGCTCGCGTCCAATTCACTGCTCGAAGGTCTGGTCTTTGCCGATCGTGCCGGGCGACAGGTGGGAGAAAGCATCACCGCGTCACCTCACGCACCGGTTGGTTTCTCTCCCGCGCCGGACGATCACGACACCGGAGCCGACCGCGGACCCGACGCCCAGGCGCTGCTGGTGAAGATGCGCTCGGTGATGACGCACGACGTCGGATTGCTGCGTACTGAACCCGGGCTGGCCGAGGCCGAACTCGCGCTCGCCGCATTGCTGGCCGCCGTGCCCGAAGGCGCCTGGCACACGGCCGACATGATCCGCCTCGCGGCGCTCATCGCCCGGACCGCTCGTGGTCGGCGCGAATCGCGCGGCGGACATCGACGGACCGATTTTCCGAAACCGCGCCCCGAATAG
- a CDS encoding ABC transporter permease: MSRLLYRLRALLRPRRFDQELEEELQGHLAREADRNRARGMSPDDADAAARRGFGNFALLKEDARSSAAIPMLEQGWKNLRFAARSLRRRPSFTFTAVLSLALGLGASATVLAVFNALLLRPLPYADPGRLVAIWPGHTLANREVEALRVRSQSYREVASFSPGWLMPLTGIETPRLLNAAKVSGNFFPMLGVPPLLGRTFGLDAEAVGAEQRAVLTERLWREAFGGDPAIIGRGIQLDGTRYSVVAIMPGSFGLIDSGTDLWVPMTMDPNAMSWEYSTTLGLGRLRDGVTPASASAELGGLARQMQQDFKRNNTWARDAAVSSLQESLVGDARLTLVVLLGAVGSLLLLAVINVANLLIVRTLERNQEMAVRASLGATTRQVAGLLMMEALLLSAAGGLAGLALASAGLSLLRLILPPSLPRQSEIAIDGWVLGTVALLVAAVGVVCTVAAVRQTRSHALGSSLRKGRSIAHGGRQARGVLVACEIALALVLTIGAALMIRTMLSLRQVDRGLRSEHLLTMQLLPPNLPDSGRATLWRTILQQVANVPGVTAAATVLHLPMSGRNWMADIRVEGRDLPAGSPLPRAGWQSVSPEYFRVAGIPLIAGRPFSDADGANAPRVIAVNAAFAERLFPGESPIGKRVAAGNATRDQIATIVAVVGNVRHDSLNVQPTPEVYATMWQRPVGASALIVRTSVSPVVVAPAIRQRIAEINRDIPISDIRTMDDVYAASLQRPRMVLALMGVFATLGLLLSGVGIYGVVAYGVRQRRKEIGIRLALGGSIDSIRRLVVREGLRYALLGVGIGLPAAFVLTRLMRGLVFGIPTFDPLSFAGVATILLLIAILASWAPAHRATRTNPVEVLRE; this comes from the coding sequence ATGTCACGCCTCTTGTATCGCCTGCGTGCCCTCTTGCGGCCCCGCCGTTTCGACCAGGAGCTGGAGGAAGAACTCCAGGGTCATCTGGCGCGAGAAGCGGATCGGAACCGGGCGCGTGGCATGTCGCCCGACGATGCCGATGCAGCCGCGCGACGGGGCTTCGGGAACTTCGCGTTGCTCAAGGAGGACGCCCGGAGCAGCGCCGCGATCCCGATGCTCGAGCAGGGATGGAAGAACCTTCGATTCGCCGCGCGTTCGTTGCGTCGGCGGCCCTCGTTCACCTTCACCGCCGTCCTGAGTCTCGCGCTGGGCCTCGGGGCGAGTGCGACCGTGCTCGCCGTCTTCAATGCGCTGCTGCTCCGACCCCTTCCCTACGCCGATCCCGGGCGATTGGTCGCGATCTGGCCTGGTCACACGCTTGCCAATCGTGAAGTTGAAGCGCTTCGGGTGCGGTCACAGAGTTATCGGGAAGTCGCCAGCTTCTCCCCCGGCTGGCTGATGCCGCTCACCGGCATCGAGACGCCGCGTCTGCTCAACGCCGCGAAGGTGTCAGGCAATTTCTTCCCGATGCTTGGCGTGCCGCCGCTTCTGGGGAGGACCTTCGGCCTCGATGCTGAGGCAGTCGGCGCTGAGCAGCGTGCCGTGCTCACCGAGCGGCTGTGGCGCGAAGCATTTGGTGGCGATCCGGCGATCATCGGACGCGGAATTCAACTCGACGGCACCCGGTACAGCGTCGTTGCGATCATGCCTGGCAGTTTCGGTTTGATCGACAGCGGGACCGATCTCTGGGTGCCAATGACCATGGACCCGAACGCGATGTCGTGGGAGTACTCAACGACGCTGGGCCTCGGACGATTGCGCGATGGCGTCACCCCGGCGAGCGCGAGCGCCGAGCTTGGGGGCCTCGCCAGGCAGATGCAACAGGACTTCAAGCGCAACAACACCTGGGCACGTGACGCGGCGGTGTCATCACTCCAGGAGAGCCTCGTGGGTGATGCCCGGCTCACCCTTGTCGTCCTCCTCGGCGCCGTCGGCTCATTGCTCCTGCTCGCTGTGATCAACGTCGCCAATCTGCTGATCGTCCGCACCCTCGAGCGCAATCAGGAGATGGCCGTCCGGGCCTCGCTCGGCGCGACGACTCGGCAGGTGGCCGGCCTGCTGATGATGGAGGCGCTGCTGCTGAGTGCCGCAGGCGGGCTCGCAGGACTCGCGCTCGCCAGCGCCGGGCTGTCGCTGCTGCGGCTGATCCTGCCGCCTTCCCTGCCGCGTCAATCGGAGATCGCTATCGACGGCTGGGTCCTGGGTACCGTCGCCCTCCTCGTCGCGGCCGTGGGTGTCGTCTGCACCGTGGCTGCCGTCCGGCAGACCCGGTCTCATGCGCTCGGCAGTTCGCTCCGGAAGGGCCGCTCCATCGCCCATGGCGGGCGGCAGGCGCGCGGAGTGCTCGTGGCGTGTGAAATCGCTCTAGCACTTGTGCTGACCATCGGCGCCGCGCTGATGATCCGCACGATGTTGTCGCTGCGGCAAGTGGATCGCGGGCTCCGCTCCGAACATCTGCTGACCATGCAACTGTTGCCACCCAACCTGCCCGACAGCGGCCGTGCGACGCTGTGGCGCACCATCCTGCAGCAGGTCGCCAACGTGCCGGGCGTGACCGCGGCGGCCACCGTGTTGCACCTTCCGATGAGCGGCCGGAACTGGATGGCCGATATTCGCGTGGAAGGACGCGACCTGCCTGCCGGAAGCCCGCTTCCCCGCGCAGGCTGGCAATCAGTGTCGCCAGAATATTTCCGGGTGGCCGGGATTCCCCTGATCGCCGGACGGCCCTTCAGCGATGCCGACGGCGCCAACGCCCCGCGCGTCATTGCGGTGAATGCGGCGTTCGCCGAGCGACTCTTCCCGGGTGAGAGTCCGATCGGGAAGCGGGTCGCCGCCGGCAACGCAACCCGCGATCAGATTGCGACCATCGTCGCTGTCGTGGGCAACGTGCGCCACGACTCGCTGAACGTCCAGCCGACTCCCGAGGTCTACGCCACGATGTGGCAGCGCCCGGTCGGGGCCTCTGCGCTGATCGTCCGCACGTCGGTGAGTCCGGTCGTCGTTGCGCCGGCAATTCGTCAGCGAATCGCCGAGATCAACCGGGACATTCCCATCTCCGACATTCGCACGATGGACGATGTGTACGCGGCGTCCCTGCAGCGACCGCGGATGGTCCTGGCGCTGATGGGCGTCTTTGCGACGCTGGGACTGCTGCTGAGCGGGGTCGGGATCTATGGCGTCGTGGCGTACGGCGTGCGCCAGCGCCGGAAGGAGATCGGCATCCGGCTCGCGTTAGGGGGCAGCATCGATTCCATTCGCCGCCTGGTGGTTCGTGAAGGACTGCGCTACGCGCTGCTCGGTGTGGGTATCGGCTTGCCGGCCGCCTTCGTGCTCACCCGGCTGATGCGCGGGCTGGTGTTCGGGATACCGACCTTCGATCCACTCTCGTTTGCCGGTGTGGCGACGATCCTCCTCCTGATCGCGATCCTGGCATCCTGGGCGCCGGCGCATCGGGCCACCCGGACCAATCCGGTCGAAGTCTTGCGCGAGTAA
- a CDS encoding PadR family transcriptional regulator has protein sequence MPTPKTDLLQGTLDLIILRLLRAGPANGWDVTQAIQATSRGALDVNYGSVYPALRRLESQGWVTAEWGPSENNRRARFYQLTRAGHRQLAVERAAWERFSTALEHILHSD, from the coding sequence ATGCCAACCCCGAAGACTGATCTGTTGCAAGGGACGCTCGACCTGATCATCCTGAGATTGCTGCGGGCCGGTCCCGCCAACGGCTGGGACGTCACCCAGGCGATTCAGGCGACCTCTCGCGGGGCCCTGGATGTGAACTACGGCTCCGTGTATCCGGCGCTCCGGCGACTGGAGAGCCAAGGCTGGGTCACCGCGGAGTGGGGCCCTTCGGAAAACAACCGACGAGCACGCTTCTACCAGCTTACCCGCGCCGGTCATCGGCAGCTCGCGGTAGAACGGGCCGCGTGGGAACGCTTCAGCACCGCCCTCGAACATATCCTTCACTCGGACTGA
- the nadA gene encoding quinolinate synthase NadA — MRLQLPVVDPPLVDADEIATLQTEIRTLAAVHRAVILAHNYQRPEVQDVADFVGDSLGLSRKAAAAEGDVIVFCGVHFMAETAKILAPTKRVLLPNLAAGCSLADTITADEVRGWRKQFPDYIAVGYVNTTAEVKAELDYCCTSGNVLDVIDAIPEDRGILFLPDMFLGAHVRRMRPNRRVEVWMGECHVHAGIDVDTLQATRAAHPGAEVLVHPECGCASRLLYRMADGDLASDGIHIASTEGMINLTRKLEADTFIVATETGIIHRMQQAAPTKRFVAADERAVCAYMKTITLRDVRDALLLGQFEIEVPEAIRERARGAIDRMVELGA; from the coding sequence GTGAGGCTCCAGCTGCCCGTCGTCGATCCACCGCTGGTCGACGCCGACGAGATTGCCACTTTGCAGACCGAGATTCGTACCCTGGCCGCGGTGCATCGCGCCGTGATTCTGGCGCACAACTATCAGCGCCCCGAAGTGCAGGATGTCGCCGACTTCGTGGGAGACTCGCTCGGGCTGTCGCGCAAGGCCGCTGCGGCCGAGGGCGACGTCATTGTCTTCTGCGGCGTGCATTTCATGGCCGAGACGGCAAAGATCCTTGCGCCGACGAAACGGGTGCTCCTCCCCAATCTCGCGGCAGGCTGTTCGCTCGCTGACACCATCACCGCAGACGAGGTGCGCGGCTGGCGCAAGCAGTTCCCCGACTATATCGCGGTGGGGTACGTCAATACCACGGCCGAGGTGAAGGCCGAACTCGACTACTGCTGCACCAGCGGCAACGTGCTCGACGTGATCGACGCGATCCCCGAGGATCGGGGCATCCTTTTCCTTCCCGACATGTTCCTCGGCGCGCACGTCCGCCGGATGCGGCCGAACCGCCGGGTCGAGGTCTGGATGGGGGAGTGCCACGTACACGCGGGGATCGACGTCGACACCCTGCAAGCCACGCGCGCGGCGCATCCTGGAGCGGAAGTGCTGGTGCACCCCGAATGCGGCTGCGCGTCACGACTGCTCTACCGAATGGCCGATGGCGACCTGGCGAGCGACGGCATTCACATCGCATCGACGGAAGGGATGATCAACCTGACCCGGAAACTCGAAGCCGATACCTTCATCGTCGCGACCGAGACCGGCATCATTCACCGGATGCAGCAGGCCGCGCCCACCAAGCGTTTCGTCGCCGCCGACGAGCGGGCGGTCTGCGCTTACATGAAGACGATCACGCTTCGTGACGTGCGAGATGCGTTGTTGCTGGGGCAGTTCGAGATCGAGGTGCCCGAGGCGATCCGCGAGCGGGCCCGCGGCGCGATCGATCGCATGGTCGAACTGGGCGCCTGA
- the nadC gene encoding carboxylating nicotinate-nucleotide diphosphorylase, translating to MLTPDLIAADALRVARVALAEDGDRDITSEVTVAAEQTGHAEIEARESCILAGRVYADAVAAMCGLPAPGWLFTDGADVAAGRVIGTIDGGLRGILRAERSVLNLLQRATGIATMTRRYVEAVAGTGCRVLHTRKTTPGLRIFEVHAVLLGGGALHRLDLASTLMVKDNHWQSLARNGCRLADALAEARSRGVVSLQVEVESLAQLDEACAAGATRLLIDNQTPATVAEWADRARAHAPGIEIEATGGITLTTIRSFAEAGANFVSTGALTHSVRSIDLGVEVR from the coding sequence ATGCTCACTCCAGACCTGATTGCGGCCGACGCGTTACGCGTGGCGCGCGTGGCCCTTGCCGAAGATGGCGATCGTGACATTACCTCCGAGGTGACCGTCGCGGCGGAGCAGACCGGACACGCCGAAATCGAAGCAAGAGAGAGCTGCATCCTTGCCGGTCGCGTCTATGCCGATGCCGTCGCCGCGATGTGTGGCCTTCCCGCCCCCGGCTGGCTCTTCACCGACGGCGCCGACGTGGCGGCCGGGCGCGTGATCGGGACAATCGACGGCGGTCTCCGGGGTATCCTGCGGGCCGAGCGATCGGTGCTCAACCTGCTGCAGCGTGCAACCGGCATCGCCACGATGACGCGCCGGTACGTCGAGGCGGTGGCCGGCACCGGTTGCCGGGTACTGCACACCCGCAAGACGACGCCCGGTCTGCGCATCTTCGAGGTCCACGCCGTGCTGCTGGGCGGCGGCGCACTCCACCGGCTCGATCTCGCCAGCACCCTGATGGTGAAGGACAACCACTGGCAGTCACTCGCGCGCAATGGCTGCCGCCTCGCCGATGCCCTGGCCGAAGCGAGGAGTCGGGGTGTCGTGTCGCTCCAGGTCGAAGTGGAATCCCTCGCGCAGCTCGACGAGGCCTGCGCCGCCGGTGCGACCCGCCTCCTCATCGATAACCAGACCCCCGCGACGGTCGCGGAGTGGGCCGATCGCGCGCGCGCCCACGCGCCCGGCATCGAAATCGAAGCGACCGGCGGCATCACGCTCACCACCATCCGGAGCTTCGCCGAGGCTGGGGCGAATTTCGTGAGCACGGGGGCGTTGACGCATTCGGTGAGGAGCATCGACCTTGGCGTGGAAGTGCGATGA
- a CDS encoding electron-transfer flavoprotein:ubiquinone oxidoreductase has product MGLVLPVRHQPPLPTTLIRADQPSAEAIELDVLIVGAGPAGLACAIQLARTAPDLAIGVLEKAGALGEHSLSGAVINPVALRALFPGMKDEEFPFRQSVSGEAVYFLTESKSIRIPTPPTMKNHGNYVASLSEVVRWMGEQAEALGVNLFPGFPAECLLVDGDKVIGVRTVPGGLDRDSQPTDVFQEPTDLTAKVVVLAEGTRGPLAEAWRAWQGVTSENPQIFALGVKEVWEVTKPLDRVIHTMGWPLPTDAFGGSWCYPMGPNQVSIGLVVGLDYHNASLDVHESLQRMKLHPLFREILTGGTMLEWGAKTIPEGGFYAIPNRLSGNGLVTIGDTAGFVDVPSLKGVHYAMESGMLAAAAIAGALQAHGEATAAMLASYDQAVRQSRIVSDMHKTRNMRLAFKDGFVTGGIKAGLMSLTGGAFPGGRITMARDADTPREIHAATPFVPDNVLTFSKVDAVFKSGNATRDDLPSHLVVGRDIPGDVADFYAHLCPAGVYERIGDELRVNPPNCVDCKATDVLGPRWTPREGGSGPKYRLM; this is encoded by the coding sequence GTGGGCCTCGTCCTTCCCGTCCGCCATCAGCCGCCCCTCCCGACCACCCTGATCCGTGCCGACCAGCCCAGCGCCGAGGCGATCGAGCTGGACGTGCTCATCGTGGGCGCCGGACCGGCCGGGCTGGCCTGCGCCATCCAACTCGCGCGGACCGCCCCGGATCTCGCGATCGGGGTGCTTGAGAAGGCCGGGGCCCTGGGCGAGCACTCCCTTTCCGGCGCGGTGATCAACCCGGTGGCCTTGCGCGCGCTCTTCCCGGGAATGAAGGACGAGGAGTTCCCCTTCCGTCAGTCGGTGAGCGGTGAGGCGGTCTACTTCCTCACCGAATCGAAGTCGATCCGGATTCCGACGCCGCCGACGATGAAGAACCACGGCAACTACGTGGCGTCGCTCTCGGAAGTGGTCCGCTGGATGGGCGAGCAGGCCGAGGCCCTTGGCGTGAACCTCTTCCCGGGCTTCCCGGCAGAGTGCCTGCTGGTCGACGGCGACAAGGTGATTGGCGTGCGCACGGTGCCGGGTGGCCTCGATCGCGATTCGCAGCCGACCGATGTTTTCCAGGAACCGACCGACCTAACCGCGAAGGTGGTGGTGCTTGCCGAAGGAACCCGCGGGCCGCTTGCCGAAGCGTGGCGTGCGTGGCAGGGTGTCACCAGCGAGAATCCGCAGATCTTCGCACTGGGCGTGAAAGAAGTCTGGGAGGTCACCAAGCCGCTCGATCGCGTGATTCACACGATGGGATGGCCGCTGCCGACTGATGCCTTCGGTGGCTCGTGGTGCTACCCGATGGGACCGAACCAGGTCTCGATCGGCCTCGTCGTCGGTCTCGACTATCACAACGCATCGCTCGATGTGCACGAGTCGCTGCAGCGGATGAAGCTGCACCCGCTCTTCCGAGAAATCCTCACCGGCGGAACGATGCTCGAGTGGGGCGCCAAGACGATTCCCGAGGGCGGCTTCTACGCCATCCCGAATCGGCTCAGCGGCAACGGGCTCGTGACCATTGGTGATACTGCCGGATTCGTCGACGTCCCGTCGCTCAAGGGCGTACACTACGCGATGGAATCGGGGATGCTTGCGGCGGCCGCGATTGCCGGTGCCTTGCAGGCGCATGGCGAGGCGACCGCCGCGATGCTCGCGAGCTATGATCAGGCGGTGCGGCAGTCACGGATTGTGAGTGATATGCACAAGACGCGGAACATGCGCCTGGCGTTCAAGGACGGTTTCGTGACAGGCGGCATCAAGGCCGGCCTGATGAGCCTGACCGGTGGTGCGTTTCCCGGTGGTCGGATCACCATGGCGCGCGACGCCGACACCCCGCGCGAAATTCACGCGGCAACACCATTCGTGCCCGACAACGTCCTCACCTTCAGCAAGGTGGACGCGGTGTTCAAGTCGGGCAATGCAACGCGCGATGATCTGCCGTCGCACCTTGTGGTGGGTCGCGATATTCCTGGCGACGTGGCCGACTTCTATGCCCACCTCTGTCCTGCCGGGGTGTACGAACGGATCGGCGATGAGCTGCGCGTGAACCCGCCCAATTGCGTCGACTGCAAGGCGACCGATGTGCTCGGCCCCCGCTGGACTCCTCGCGAGGGCGGCAGCGGGCCCAAGTACCGGTTGATGTGA
- a CDS encoding GGDEF domain-containing protein, producing MSPPTARDSRAARLWRWLIAAPDEALADASRDGELVVARVRTWLTLLITLSPLISLILEPTQSQHYVGLAVALTAVLMAILLERALQTGGYKSEISFLSAVLDVSLVSFGLFAFWLIEMPLVTTNSRVVFEVYFIAIGASALRYDTRVTVVAGVAAVIEYGLLSELTWYLHTPEEMRRGVEEYGVFSASTQVSRLIMLVAMTAVALSIVGRSQRLRRQSTSDRLTGLFNRPYAEDFLENEVLQTARTKTTMVVAMLDVDHFKNFNDTFGHAAGDAALKELARVLKAALRRTDVVARYGGEEILLVMPGTDIVRGMEKLDEVRVQIGLTDIALPRGGTSRITVSIGVAGFGVDGRDVDTLLDIADRRLYQAKDAGRNRVVGPDALPQQA from the coding sequence GTGAGTCCGCCGACCGCGCGGGACTCCCGGGCAGCTCGACTCTGGCGCTGGCTGATCGCCGCGCCCGACGAAGCGCTGGCCGATGCCTCGCGCGACGGCGAACTGGTGGTGGCCCGGGTTCGGACCTGGCTCACCCTGCTGATCACGCTGAGTCCGCTGATTTCGCTGATCCTCGAGCCCACGCAATCGCAGCACTACGTCGGGCTCGCGGTGGCGCTGACCGCGGTGCTGATGGCGATCCTGCTCGAGCGCGCGCTGCAGACCGGCGGCTACAAGAGCGAAATCTCCTTCCTTTCCGCAGTACTCGATGTGTCGCTGGTGTCGTTCGGCCTCTTCGCCTTCTGGCTGATCGAAATGCCCCTCGTGACGACCAATTCCCGCGTCGTCTTCGAGGTGTATTTCATCGCGATCGGCGCCTCGGCACTACGCTACGACACCCGGGTCACCGTCGTGGCCGGTGTCGCGGCGGTCATCGAATACGGGCTCCTCTCGGAGCTCACCTGGTACCTGCACACGCCTGAGGAGATGCGCCGCGGTGTCGAGGAGTATGGCGTCTTCTCGGCGTCGACGCAGGTCTCGCGACTGATCATGCTGGTGGCCATGACGGCGGTGGCGCTGTCGATCGTCGGTCGCTCGCAACGGCTCCGCCGCCAGAGTACCAGCGATCGTCTCACTGGCCTCTTCAACCGACCCTACGCCGAAGACTTCCTCGAAAACGAAGTGCTGCAGACTGCGCGCACCAAGACCACGATGGTGGTCGCGATGCTCGATGTCGATCACTTCAAGAACTTCAACGACACCTTCGGCCACGCGGCGGGCGATGCAGCGCTCAAGGAACTTGCGCGCGTGCTGAAGGCCGCACTTCGGCGTACGGACGTGGTAGCGCGGTATGGCGGCGAGGAGATCCTGCTGGTGATGCCAGGGACGGACATTGTACGCGGCATGGAGAAGCTCGACGAGGTCCGGGTGCAGATCGGCCTGACCGACATTGCACTGCCGCGAGGCGGCACGTCGCGTATCACGGTGTCGATTGGTGTCGCCGGCTTCGGCGTCGATGGTCGTGACGTCGATACCCTGCTCGATATCGCCGACCGCCGACTCTACCAGGCGAAGGACGCCGGGCGCAATCGCGTCGTCGGCCCCGACGCGCTACCCCAGCAGGCCTGA